CAATACCAAGAGGAGGCGAGGGAAACGTACGAGGAGTATTCCAACCAGGTAGAACACATCAAAGATTTCCCTGATTTGATTACTTGCCGTTAACAGATATACTTGTTTTATTTGTGAATCGTGCCCTTTAGTTACATGAACGAACAGCATGACCCTCACCCCTCCCCCGAGGCCAAACATCTTCAATTCACTTTCTAATCTGTGAGTGGACAAAGGCCATTTAAGATTTTGATCTTCTTCTAAAGTTATCACAAGCAATCTCAGCTCATATTTCAATGCTCAAATATGAAAGCTCTTATGTCAGGTTTACCACAGTGTATGAACTCTTTTTTCTGATGCCGGTgtatattttttgttcttttctagCTTCAAGCATTGATGAACCTGTACTGTATTGAAACAGAGGGCGAGCTCATCTCGGGTTGTTTTTCCAAGTTTCATTCTCGCAttggaagagaaaaattcgAGATTGCCCAAATCATCAGTCGATTTCTTAGGAAGATGCGTGAGAACTTCAGAGAGAAGTTCTTCGAAGAATTTGATGATATGGTCGACGACAACAACATTACCCCTGAGATGCAAAAAAAGGCCTCGGCGTGGTATTACGTTGCATATGGTTTCAGAAATGTCAGCAATGTGGCAGAAAATACCCCAGAGGACCCCCCTCAAACGCAGTTTCTGAGCTTCCCCTGGTTGGTGGATGATGTGATACTCAGGATCACACGCGGCAAAGTATTTGAAAAGCAAGAATCCGGGGGTCTAGTTTCTTCCATAAGTGAAAGTATTTTCGACgagtttgaaaaagaaagagataCGCTGCTGCTTGACTTTCAAGACAGGatacataaaaataattttatcaggAAAGCTATGCCTGAAGTAAAAGCATTGGCCATGTTTGGTTCCTCAGCCACATTCCTTTTCCGTAAACACTCGGACCTTGACCTTTGTATTCTTTCTTCCTCGGACATTGAAAACCATGAAGAACTGGAACAAAAGGAACAGATTGCTGAATTGAAGCGATTTCTCCCGACAATGAGGAAACTATTTAAGCGGGTGCTGATGGTGGAATCTGCTACGGTACCGGTAAGCGTTTCAACTCTCTCAGACTTGAAAAAGGAGAGGAACGATCCGATAGTTTTACCATCAGAAAATAAAGCTTGCCTTCGTGAATATGTTCGCGTTTTCAGCAGCTAGCTCTCACATTGGGTTTATTTGAAGTTATTGTGACGCCTTACCCTTTGTATATCAGCGTAATACATGGAAAGGGTGCAAAACGAGGTTTTTTCTGCCGTGGCGTGCTGTTATGGGCTCAAAGCCTAGTTGCCCTGCATCATTTCACActagccaatgagaagcaaagaAGAAGATTGCATCGAACCATGATTTCAGTGGAAGTGTAGATTTGTAAGGCGGTACTCATTAGTGCAAGCTCATAAGCCTGGTTTCAGTCGATGAGATGAGGTTTTCACAGACGAGAGCGTTGTGTTGCCTGACAGAGAGAGCTGTCATTAATTGCATATtattttctccattttgatttGTCCTAGGTGATCATTGGAACCAATCCAGCTAAGCGAGGTGGTGTGATAGCCAATGTCAAAGCGGATCTGACTGCATCTTGCCACGGTCTTCTCAAATCCATTGTATTGAGCAATTACATCAAGTCCTACCCAGTTCTCTTGCCAATTCTCCGTCTCCTTGTACACTGGGGTGATGTCACAGGTATCGCAGGACATGGCGTCGAGGCAGGAATCAAGTCAACCATGTTGGTGTTTTTGATGCTGATGTTCTGCATTTCAAAAGGCTTGATCGAGAATTTCGATTTGATGCAAGTCTGGAAACAGTGCTTTCAGATTTCAACTGGACAAATCAAGGATTTAGATTTTCTCCAACAATGGGAGGGAGTCATTGCAAGTTTGCAGTCAAAGGTTACCCAGCTGAAGGGTAACGAAAATACCCCAATTACACTCCGTGATCAGCAAATTGGCGAGATTCTTCTCACCTTCTTTCAAGAGTATAACGCGATACTTGACATGGAAATTCCACATACTTTTGCCTCTCTCCTAGGCGTCAGCAAACTGGCCGAACTTCTGGACCCAGACCATTTACGCCAGCTGAAGGAACACATGCAAAGAGCTTTCCATCTTTTGGCGCTTTACAGAGATGCCGAAGTGCTTCTCACGGTCAGCGCTTCAGAAACAGATCGTGTCATTTTCCTGTCGGAGACGCTGTCCTACGCGATGGCTGGCTCAGAGAGACACAATGCTTCCCAGCTGTCAAAAAAGACTGGAGCGAGGGTAACAATTCGACCAAGTCTACCGGGATCAGCATTCGGTCTCGTTCTGCAGGCGATTGGTACGGAGTTTGCTGTCGCAGCAGTTGAACGGACGCTGAGTACCATGGCAACGCAGGCATTGCGCAATAAGGCTGCAATTATGTCAGTGTGCTTTGTAAaggaagcaaaacaaatgctATTTGAAGGtattttgtaacaaaaatattatcacACTTCCTTTAGGAATTCacaaatctttcttttttcttttcttttgctcaTCTACTAAAGTAAGCTATTTTCCGCGCAACCTAACATCATCTCCTGTGTGGGAAGACCGTAGACGTGACGCAGGCTAACCGCTACTGTCAGACGCAGGCCACTTTAACCGTAGTTGGCTCCAATTGTAATCAATATCAATATCATAGTTGAACAACTGATTTAAAGGTTCTCCGTGACTCCCATACTCCCATCTGGCTTTCTTAGTTATAAGTAATCAGCTCTTGCATTGCAATGGAACTGAATTGTAGATTAACAGTTCTGGGTTGATTAAGGTAACTCAATAGAGTTTTCTAGCACTTACATTTGGATGGGTCGTTGTAACCActctttatcacttgatgctacaatcatggtatcaaaaaactgcccaatcattggtgaacacgttgtcatcattttttttgacACAATAGGTTACCATAGCGACAGTATGACCTCTTAAAAACACCcttaattacagctttaggggcttataattcaaaaacggcacggtgaaatttttttacattatcaacttttgataagcatgataagacgcaacttttggcaaagtttaaaataattcCGTACATGGGgttcagagccaccttaaattttcgaaaatttaaggggtctttgaaaaaatttactatTCCAAATTGCTCAAGAAAAATTATgggattacttattaataatatgcatgaaaaaatttcgagatagttaagcagaagaaacgcacgcgtatcacgcaattaGGGAAAAATTACGCCATCAATCGCgtcatccagggcgtgcgcttgattgaAAGCataagatttgattggccatctgtgagtttctttgatcattgaccaatcagaatgcttggtttgttacctctttttgcactgaattaactcttttctccactgtttaaaagaaactgcactgctcttaaccaatcagaatggagaaattttttcatgtatattattaggtaTCAGACAAGTTGATAAGACTTCCAACATGAAGAGACAGCgcctaacactcgaaacgtcagatTCGTGCTCTCTTCACGGTGAAAATgtgacccttatcaacttgtttgaaaccCAATTTTGGTGATTCATTGATgcactgattgattgattaattCATTGATTAAAAGGTTGCCTCAGTGACGATGACCGAGTTTCCTTTGTACCTTACTATGGCAATCACCACTCGACCCATGACAGTCTGGCTTTGTATGTTCCACTACTTTCAAACCAGAGGAATGACCTTCGAAGCATTGGAGAGGATTACACTCGGCATGAGTTCTTATGTTTCCAGGAAAAATTTCTCACTCAAGCTCAGGTGAGAAAACTATACACAGTACAATACAAGTTTGTCTGATATCTTCTCTTACTTTGCAAGGATCCAGCTATCCTGATCTAACTTTCTTCACTGCTGTCTTCGTGACATCATTACAACCAAAATCATTGACATCATGACCATCTTCATTATCATCCTTGCCATCACATCATTACCAAGAGTGTCATAGTTATCAATGATGTCCTCGTCACATCCAAggcgttgtttttgttgttgtcgttgtcgtTGTCGTGATCAAACTCATCTCCATCGCACTCAATACTTTTCTTAAGAACCAAATTTTCCGTTCAAATAGAATAGCATAATTTTGTTGGCTCAAAACCTTCGTCCTTTCGATCTTTATAGGTAAAAATATGCCTCTCCCTTTTTAGGTCATTGAAAGAGATTTTGCACAATCCATTTTCGGAAAGATGGAGTTTGCAATACATTTTGGGCGCTTATATGTTTTAAACATCCCAAAATCATTTACAGAAGACAGCGAACCACCAAGCGTGAGAATCTTCCAAACGAATCTCACACGAGGTTATAAACCTCGACCAAGCGTCCTTTCAGTGCCTAGCAACATCAGAAAATATGGCAAAACGCGTAggagacaaaataaaggaaaatccCAGCGCTGGAATATGAAAGGTAAAGTCTTTGAAATTGGAGAAGACGGAAAAAAGATCGCAAAGGAAAAGGCTTCCCGAAGCTCTTTTTTCACAGTGGTTTCCTCACAAGAGAAAGCCGTGGATTTCCTGACTCAAAGAGGTTTTTCAGAAGCACAATCATCTTCGGAGTTTTACTCGGttgaaattcatacagatCACGCATTCTGCGTAGTCACAGATAAAGATTTCAACTTCCAGAAAATTAAATTGCCGAAACTACGTTGGTGTGCGGTGGACATAAAACGAGCGTGGAAAGAGAATCCTGAAAAGCAGGACGACACTGAATTAGACGGCGTAGAGACTGACGTCCGCTTCATTTTGCAGGTTGGCAACTTAATGCagacttaaaataaacacacAATAGAGGGGTTTTCAAATGGCTGTACAAAcgccaataccaaagtaattactcagACGAATCACAACAtcagcaaacagcgcgatgaaccaatcacaacatcagcaaacagcgcgatgaaccaatcacaacatcagcaaacagcgcgatgaaccaatcgcAGTTTCCGGCAATTGCCTGTCACTTGCTCCATTTGCGGGAAAAATAGCGCGttcaaggtgcgattggttttggttttgcttctgcttctaattggttgaaaaataGTCGCGAGATTTTTAAGTCAAGCAGTAGGCATTGCAATCTCAATCATGTTACTAATTTTTACAGTCATTTTAAAACTGCTCTCAGGCTGATAAGGAGtagaaataaaaacgataaCATCAAAAGAGAGTTCTTCCCCTGGAATCTCTTGTGATGCTACAATAGGATAGTACTGTTCATTTCAATGGTCACCCTTCAGTTCAAATTTCACCCACAGACTCAGAAATAAGAGCCACCTTCTGTGGAACAGAGTACACAGTAACACAGGAAAGTACTACTCAGTAGCTAGCTTTCCACTTTAGGATTACAAACCACCTTCTGCCAGAAGGTGGTTTGTAACGGTTATCATTTGAAGAAGAAGATATGAGAACCATCTCCCCCAACGCAGAAACTGAACTTTCCTGTGAAGAAATAGTCTGTGGGAGGGCTCCAAAGAGATTTTCTGCATTCAGCCTCTCGTCAATTATCATGTACCACATGCAGAAAGAAAAACCTCTTTTGACCTCTCCATTCGCATGGCAAGTGTCTTGCATGGGCTtccaaaaaagacaaactgtGACCAACTGAATTCTTATTGACCCAAgattattttggtttcattagAGCAGCCGTGAATTAAGTGCAAGTGACATCCGAGAAACCGATTACGAGCGGTACAGAGATACATTGCAGCCGTTGAAGCCTCACCGCCAACCTCAAACAATCAGCTGTCCGTTCCAGATTAAACAGGACATCTGGAAAAACGTCTCTTTGATCCGTCACAAAAAGTCCCGGATGTACACCCTTGACGAGTCAGCGGATTTTGAAAGCGACTTTAAGAGATCTCTTTGTGTCTATGTGAGCGAAATCACCGAGTATTCGCGTCCCAAAAGGAATGCTTCAGAGTTTAATCAGGTGTTCACGCGATATGAAGTTCTCGTGAAAGCAGGCTTATCTTGTAGGTGGAGTGACACTGAATCAGTCGAAAAACTTTTGCGTGAAATCTGGTGCTTTGGTTTTGACTTTGCTTCACATTTGTCCGAATAGCTATGTGACTTAACCAGGGCTcgaaattaagaaaacttgGAGGTCGTACTTTCGAGAGTAGGCGtgaaacaaaatgcaaaaagtcCGTCGAAAACGTTAGGAATAAAGTTTGTATTCACTGTTAGAATCACGtgaaaatcaatttatttgtATCCCTGTTAATACAAGGAGATGACAAGAACATAAACACTTCTGCGCTTTTTATTTGGAAACTGGACAGATATTAGAGccattttcactttgatttgatttgttgtgattctcctaaataagaaaaaactatgctcggctaaatccattgagactCAAacaaagtgattattattattatgactatttttattattattattattattattattattattattattattattattatttttccttcaaaaagtGTTTTAAACTAGTGGCGATTTCGCgacaaacattatttttttggttgcgTTTGCGACTGTATCGGTCGCTATTTCGAGCCCTgtttaatattaaatttaaaattcgtagTCTATGATAACAGTAATGTAGACAGCTCATGAAGACCCGAAAAGGTAGACGAAGTGTTATGAACCCAGAGGTTCACGCGCCGAACTACTGGGACTGTTGCAGCTTTTGCTAATTAGTGAATTTATACCTTGCAGAAAATAGCCTTGGTAATTACAACCATATCTAATTCATGTAAGTCCACTTATAGAGCCCCAAACAGGGAAAATACACAATGCATGATAGCGGAGCTCTCGAACGCGAAGCGGAGCACCATGGGTAAAAAAATGTGGTAAACTACCCATCCAGGAAAATTTGGCAATCTCGCGACCGTACACCGACCGACCGCACCACCGGCATACCAACGCAAAATTTTGGGTAGTCTGTGGTGAGGGTCTGTTGGCGCGAAAACAAGTGGCAACCCGCGTTTTGTGAAGTATAAACCACTTAGACGTTCGGGGAAGTCAACTCAGAGCGAAAAGACATTTAttagaaattaatttttgcaatgaaatcGGGAGCTCCGCTATAAGGCTTGGCTAATCTACATATTAGATTCAATGAGAGGATTTTCCAAACTCTAACCCAGTTAAGTTCTGGCCAAGACGCAAGTTGTCAACCCTGCTCTCCCCTTAATGGGATGCATTGTTCAGTTTACAGTCGACTTGTAACTAGAGATCAAACTGTTGTTCATGAAAACTTATTCAAatcaagttttctttgttccaaGTTCAAGTATAAGAGATTTTATCACAGTTCTCTTTTGCCTCACATCTTCTGCCAATACTGACTCACCCACACACTTCTTTGCATTGTCAAGAAAGTTTTGGCACAGTTCCTCAGCAACGCAAATGAGATACACACCACAGTCATAACCTGATAAAGCCAAACAAGTGTATCGGTGTTACTGTAACTATAAAACAATGGGAAGCTGAGAGAAAAAGAGGAGAGGACCCTTGCGTTGACAATTTGAACTGAGCTTCATTAAAACAATACTTTAAGGACAAAGAAAGAAGGGAGAAGGAGATGATCCTTGTTGAGTTaagtggattttttttctgagtatTTTACTTTCCAACTTGTGCCAGCACCAAGAGAAAATTGGCTACTTTCATGGGTTTGGAGACCAAAGTCTCACTAGGATGACATATGTACATGATATTTGGATAGTCCTCATGGTCAAAGAGGCAATTTTACAACAATGACTTTCACATGATGTTAGACAATTTTTTCTTAGAAGTAACTTTAACTGCATTATCTACAGTTGATGGCACTTTTTGTACCATTGTCATTTATTACAAAGAGAGAACAGGCATTAAAACAATAAAGTACATTTCTTTAAGACAAATGATGGGTTTAGTTTCTCAGGAAACTGTAGTGCACTGCCTCATTGGGGAAGTGACAAAGCAAATTTGGAAGTATCAAGCCAGGGTCATATTACCACCATAAGGATATTATAAGGTTGATGTTTTTAGAGTTATGAAAGGTCAATTTCTAAAAAACTGTGGTGCCTCATCAGTAGGGAAGGGaagcaaattgaaaatttggcatGAAGTGATTTGACAAGGTCATATTACCACCATAGAAGGATTGCAAAGCTTATGTATTCAAAACAACACTGCTTCATGATCTTTTCACAGTGATAATTTCACTGTTATCAACTTTtttataccaaattttcataatttcagCATTAGCTGTTCAAACATGATTGTTAAGAGAAAGATCTTATAACCAACCATTTTCTTGTTGAGGACATCTGTCTTCGACAAAATGTGAGGATTTGGCtgtaagaaaaagaacaaagtgACTTCaatcattgcttttattgctgTGAGACAGCATGGTCAAGTGATTTGGGCGCTGCATGAGAAATCCGGTGATTCCAAGAAGCTACAAGTAAGTGTAGAGTCACACGAGGCAATAGCTGAGTGCAACATATACTTCTCTTGTCTTTAGCAATCTTTGGCATAAATCCTTGACTCAAGGGATGCACagtaaccatgaaccaatgaTTGTTAATTTTGTGGGGAGCTTGAAGAAAAATAGTGTTCAAGAGAAGGTTTTGTCGCCTTACCAGCCAAGAAGGGCTCCATTTTTTTTGCGAGAGATCTAGCAGCTGGTGAATTATGAGAACTGAATGAATCgtaatgatgaaaaatgttcCTTTGTCTCTCATACACAAGCAGACTCCTGCAAGCAACAGATGAAGTTAAAAATCTAGGGGGTcagtaaagaaagaaagtgcACTGCACTTGGAGTTTTGGATTAATGCACACAGTAATATATTACGAGACTCGATGGACAATTAAaggaaggaagaaagaaaaacaattcatgtgaccataataattacagtacaaagagggctaatgaaaacaaataaaaaaaaaaaaaggaacgaaCATTTAAACTTGAAGTAGCTCACATACCAAACTTATGAATTTTACTTTACACATCTTTTCAACATTGTCACAACTGCTGTATGGCAAATGAGAGCACTTCAAGTTCTGCAGGGTCAAAAACAATATGCCAATTGACAGATTGAAGCTTAGATAGAGGCAAATTATTCCTTACCAATGTGAGCCTCCCGGAGAATGAGTTGAATCACTGTCATTCACAGCaaagaaaactaattttcGGCTTGGTAAATCAAGGGGTTCAACAAAAATACCAATTTCAAGACCTGTTGGAAAACAGTACTGACTATGTCAACAAGAACTTGCAATCGTGCAATTGctagaaaaataaattagtGGCTACATTGCAAAATATTATTACTTATTACCATATGAATAGGGTGTATCGTCTCATTCTTAAAGAGCAGAAATGAGTGCACGGGTATTATGCAGTTGCCCCTAAAAAGTtattaaataacaaataacTTTTTATCACGGCTAATTTAACACCTTCACTGATGAAAGGCTCTTTATTGACCTGTAAAATCATCTACATTGTAGCATTAACCAGGCGTGCCTTTTAGAAGAGAAAGGGTTCACAAGGACAGTCTTGGAGCAGGTGGTTATCTAACTTTTCATACATGTCCAAAATAACTGCATCACCTTGATTCACATCAATGTACAAAGGCATCACAAGGTGTGATATTGTGTCCCCTTAGGCCTAAGACATTTATTTATAACTGTGTGCTTGTGGTTCTGATTATGCTTTATGAGACATAATGTGACACCTAcatcaaatggcagaaaccTCATTCCTGTTGTGTGATGCAAGGACAACCCTTGCAAATTTTCcaatattttttgaaaaaaaaaaaaaaaaacaataataaacatCTGCAATAAAGGTAAGTATGAACCTAAAATTGTTAATTGGTAAGGAAAGAATACTTAAGGAAAGTGGTGGATAATGATTCAGAGGGAAAAAAA
This portion of the Acropora palmata chromosome 13, jaAcrPala1.3, whole genome shotgun sequence genome encodes:
- the LOC141863001 gene encoding sentrin-specific protease 8-like yields the protein MEDEIVLSFYDSLLRKSDLSLLREGCWLNDRLIGFMFDYFTHNKFKLISDNVLFVSPDVTQFLKLGQGLEIGIFVEPLDLPSRKLVFFAVNDSDSTHSPGGSHWSLLVYERQRNIFHHYDSFSSHNSPAARSLAKKMEPFLAAKSSHFVEDRCPQQENGYDCGVYLICVAEELCQNFLDNAKKCVGESVLAEDVRQKRTVIKSLILELGTKKT